The window TAGTGGTTGATAAGTAATATTTCTTTTTGGTTTTTGCGCCCTTTTTATATTTTATTTCAGTAATAAAAGATAGTTCATCATCATTCAATAGACCCGTGCCAAACGATTTAAAAACAAGATCTTTTAATTCATATGTGCAAGCATCAATAAATGCAAAAGCAGCTCTAACATAAGCACGCCTCCATATCTGTTTTCGACTGTCCTTCATAAGCTTTTCAAAGAAAATCACATCTTTAAAAAGGGTGCTGCTGGTTTTCATTAGAATTTCCTATGTTCAATATAATATTATAATTTATGATATTACAGCACTATATTGTTTGTCAATAAAATAATCTTTGCCCCTGCTGCCCGGCGGCTTAAAATGCTTGCCATAACAATGCCGTTTCGTGTATAATTGAGCGTCATTAAAATTACTCAAGGAAGCAAAATGGATATATTTAAAAAATGCATTGATTTTACCGATGCCCGCGATGCCCGCCAGGCCGGGCTGTATCCTTATTTCCACCCGCTATCGTCGGCCCAGGAGCCGGAGGTGATAATAGACGGTCAGAAGATGATCATGATCGGCTCCAACAACTACCTGGGCCTGACCACCCATCCCCGGGTCAAGGAGGCAGCCATTAAAGCCATCGAAAAATTCGGCACCGGATGCACCGGCTCCCGCTTTCTGACCGGCACCCTGGACATGCACAACGAGTTGGAGGCCAAGCTGGCCAAGTTCCTCAATAAGCCGGCGGCCCTGGTGTTCTCCACCGGCATGCAGACCAACCTGGGCACCATCTCCTGCCTGGGAACCAAGGATGACATCCTGATTACCGACAAGTTCGACCACGCATCAATACTGGACGGCTGCCGGCTGTCATATTCCATGATGCGCCGCTTCCAGCACAATGATATGGAAAGCCTGGAAAGACTGCTGAACGGGCTGGACCATAACAAGGGCAAGATGATCATCGTGGACGGCATCTACAGCATGGAGGGCGATATCGCCAACCTGCCGGAGCTGGTCCGCCTGGGCAAGAAATACAATGCCCGGGTGCTGGTGGACGACGCCCATGGCCTGGGGGTGCTGGGAAAGCACGGCCGGGGAACTGCCGAGCACTTCGGCCTGGAGCAGGAGACCGACCTGATGATGGGCACCTTCTCTAAGAGCTTTGCCGCCATCGGCGGAGTGGTGGCCGGCGATTTCGAGGTGATAGATTACGTCAAGCATTTCGCCCGCAGCATGATCTTCTCGGCCGCCCTGCCCCCGGCCCTGACCGCCGCCGTCTCGGCCGCGGTGGATGTCCTGCAGGATGAGCCGGAGCTGCTGACCAGACTGTGGCACAACGCCGACAAGATGCTGGCCGGATTCAAGGAGATGGGCTACGACACCGGGGTGGCCTGCACTCCCATCATTCCGCTGATGATCGGCTCCCGGGAGAAGGCCTTCGCTCTGTGGAAGCATTTGATGGCTCACGGAGTTTTCGCCAACCCGGTGATGTCCCCGGCGGTGCCCGAGGGCCGGGAGATGATCCGCACCAGCTTCTCGGCCGCCCACACCGAGGCCCAGCTGGACAAAGTGCTGGAGGAATTCCGCACGGCAGGGAAGGAACTGGGACTGATCTGATTTTTGATATTATTTTAAGAGGGCGCCACCTGGCGCCCTCTTTTTGCTTTATGCTTGACAAACAAAATTATTTTTGTTAATATCCCAATTGACATTATCATCAAGAGAGGCGGAGGGACAGGCCCGGTGAAGCCTCAGCAACCTGCGGATGAAATATTCCACAAGGTGCTAATTCCTGGAGTGATGCACAATCACTGAAGATGAAACAGAGGTTTAAAGACCCTTTTCTGAAGTGCATCCGCTCCGGAAAAGGGTTTTTTATTTCTCTGGCAATTAAATAGATCAATACCAATTATCCGTTTTGCCAAGGTCTGATTTGTCATGCCCGTGAAAACGGGCATCCATGCTTGGATTCCCTCTTTCGAGGGAATGACACATTGCTCTATATATTCGCCGAAGTAATAATTAGATATAATTCATTTATTAAAAGAGAGCATTTATGCACGTTACCCAGTATCTGGAACAGCGGAAGAGGACCCTGGTCTCCCTGGAGATAACCCCGCCGGAAAAGGGCCACAGCATCCAGGTGATCTACGACGCCATCGACCGGCTGATGCCCTACAACCCCTCCTTCATCAATGTCACCTACCACCAGCAGCGGATCGTCTACGAGGAGGTGAATGGCGTCATCGTCAAGATACCCAAGCGCAAGAAGCCCGGCACGGTGGGCATCTGCGCCGCCCTGGCCAATCGCTATCGGGTGGAGACGGTGCCGCACCTGATCTGCGGGGGATTCAACCGTTACGAGACCGAGGATGCCCTGATTGACCTGCAGTACCTGGGCTTCGAGAACCTGTTCGTCATACGGGGCGACCCCCCGCCCGATTACAAGGGCTTTCTCCCCGAACCCGAGGGGCACCACCATGCCTGGCAACTGGTGGAGCAGATCGCGCAGCTCAACCGGGGCCAGTATCTGGAGAATCTGGATGACGCCATCCCCACCAATTTCTGCATGGGCGTGGCCGGATATCCAGAAAAACATTACGAGGCTCCCAACCTGGCCGACGACATCCGAAACCTTAAGGCCAAGGTGGACCAAGGAGCGGCGTACATTTTGACCCAGATGGTGTTCTCGGCCGAGCTTTTCGAGTCATTCGTCAAAAAAGCCCGGGCCGCCGGTATAGAGGTGCCCATCATCCCCGGCATCAAGGTAATAGTCAATCATGATCAGCTGACCAGCATCCCCCGCGATTTTTACGTCTCCCTGCCGGAAAAACTGGTGGATCAAATCAAAGGCCACCGCGACAAGGCCGCGGCCCGCCAGGCCGGGATAGATTTTACCGCCCGGCTTTGTAAAGACCTGATCGATCTGGATGTCCCCTGCCTTCACTTTTACACCCTGGGCAAGACCTCCGCCACCGCCGAGGTGATGAAACAACTCAAGGAGAAACAGCTGATATGAGCAGTCAGGCTAATCTTTTAGATCAGGCCCGAAGCCGGATACTGATCTTCGACGGGGCCATGGGAACCTATCTCAAGGAACTGGGACTTACGGTTGAGGATTATAAGGATCGTCCCGGCTGCAATGAATATCTGGTTGTCAGCCGACCGGATCTCGTATCCAGAGTACATCGCGACTACCTGGCGGCCGGCGCCGATATCATTGAGACTGATACTTTCGGCGGGGCCCCGCATATTTTGGCGGATTACGGATTGGAAGCCGACGCTTTTGAAATCAACAAGACCGCTGCATCATTGGCCAGGCGGGCTGCCGACGAATTCTCCACTGCCCGGCATCCGCGATTCGTGGCCGGCTCCATGGGACCGGGATCGAAGATCCCTAGCCTGGGGCAGGTCAGCTTCGATGACCTGAAGGAAAGCTATTCTATCCAGGCTGAAGGCCTGTTGGCCGGTGGGATCGATTGTTTTCTGGTGGAGACCTGCCAGGACATCCTGCAGGCCAAGGCCGCCGTTTCCGCGGCAAGAGAAGTTCAGACAAAAAGATCCTTGATAAAACCGATCCTGGTTCAATTCACCATTGACCAGAGCGGCCGCACCCTGACCGGCAGCGATATCTCGGCCATCCTGGCATCCATTGAAACCTGGGCGGTCGATGCCATCGGACTCAACTGCAGCCTGGGGCCCGAAGGCCTGGCCGAAGCGGTTTACTATCTGGGCCACAACTCATCGAAGATGCTTTCCCTGCTCCCCAACGCCGGGCTGCCCAGGATGAAGAATGGGCAATTGTACTACGATCTGGGTCCGGAGCAATTCACCCGCAGCATGGAGGACTTCGCCAAGAATCCCGGCCTGAATTTCGCCGGGGGTTGCTGCGGCACCAACCCTGGATATATCAAAATGCTGGCCGAAAGGCTTAAGAATATTCCGCCCCGACGTCCGGTAAAAATGGCCGCCCGCATCTCCTCGCTTTACCAGTCGCAGGATATTGCGGTGTCGCCCAAACCTCTGCTGATAGGCGAGCGGACCAATGCTTCGGGCAGCAAGGCTTTCCGTGACCTGCTGGACAAGAACGATCATCAGGGCATGGCCGAGATGGCCTGCCAGCAGGAGCAGGAGGGCGCCCACGCCATCGATCTATCGCTGGCCCGGCCAGGCCGGAACGAGTCGGATGATTACCGCCGCCTTTGCTTTTTGCTGAACACCCGCTGCCGCCTCCCGGTGATGATCGACTCCACCGATCCTATGGCCGTCGAGGCAGCCTTGAAGAACCTCACCGGACGCTCTATAATAAATTCGATCAATCTGGAGGATGGCGGAGCCAAGGCCAAAAAGATTTTGACCCTGTGCCGGGAATACGGGGCCGCAGTGGTCTGTCTGACCATCGACGAGAAAGGCATGGCCCAAACTGCCGACCGGAAAGTGACGATAGCTAAACGGCTGGCCGCCCTGGCCCTGGAGCACGGCCTTTCTCATCGGGATATTTTCTTCGATACCCTTACCTTTACCCTGGGCAGCGGCGACCGAACATTGACCCGGGCCGGTCTGGAATCGCTGGAGGCCATCAAAGAACTGAAGAAGATACTTCCCGATTCCTTCACCATCCTGGGCGTCAGCAATATCTCCTACGGATTGCCTCAGGAGGCACGCAAGGCCCTGAATTCGGTATTCCTGCAGAGAGCCATCTCGGCAGGCCTGGATGCCGCTATAATCCATCCCGGAAAGATCATGCCCCTGAATCAGATACCCCGCCAAGTGCTGGAGTTATGTGACGATCTTATCTTCGACCGCCGCAAAGGACAATCGTCTCCACTGGAGTTGATGTTGAATTATTTTTCCGGCAGGCCGGAAAGGGCCCTGCCCAAGGCCAGGCTCCGAAAGTTGACTCCCAAAAAACAGATTCAGCAGAACATCATCCGGGGAGAGGAAAAATATCTTAGGGAGAATATAGCGATTCTGCTGGAGGACTATGGTCCGGTAGAGATCCTTGACCAGATACTTCTGCCAGCCATGGACCAGGTGGGAAAACTGTTCGGCCAGGGAGAAATGCAACTGCCTTTCGTTCTCCGCTCGGCCGAAGTTATGCAACAAGCGGTGGATATTTTAAAGCCTTACCTGAAAGGCCGAAAAACTTCTCGGACCGGCATCATCGTAATCGCTACGGTCAGGGGTGATATTCACGACATTGGAAAGAATCTGGCAGGCTTGATTCTTTCCGCCAACGGCTACAAAGTTATAGATTTGGGCATCAGGCAGACGGCCGAAGATATCCTCCTGGCTGTTAAGAAGCACAAACCAATAGCCATCGGCCTTTCGGGCCTGCTGGTAGAATCGGCCCGGGCCATGTCCGAATATCTGGAGGTATTCGCTCGAGCCGGAGTAGATTTGCCGGTTTTATGCGGAGGTGCAGCCCTAAACGAGGCTTTCGTAAAAAAAGAGCTTCAGCCCCTCTATCCGGGCAAGGTTTTTTACGCTCGTGATGCCATGGCCGGCCTTAAGATCGTGCAGGCGCTTTCCAAGAAATCTGGCCGTAAAAAGAGCCATGTGAATTCCCGCGTCGGCAAACCATCTGTCGGCAAAATATCCATAATCAAAAACATCCCCATTGAAGAACTACTGAACCTGGTCGATAAAAGGGCATTGTTCCAAAACCGCTGGCAGATGGTGTCAAAGATGGCTGGAAGCATCAAGAAAAAACAACAAACGGCCGAGGCTCAAAAAACTTTGAATGGTTTGATGATTCATTGTCTTAAAGGAAAAATATTTGAGCCCAAAGTGGTCCGTGGCGTTTTTCAAGCCAGCTGGGATAAACCTGTTTTAAAAGTGTTTTGTTCGAGCGAAACAAAGACCGTCGACCTTAATTTCTCCGGCACTTTGGCTGATAGATTTTTCAATAAACACACCCGAAATGATTTTATCATAGGACTTCAGGCGGTTACTCTGGGAGGCAGGATAAAAAAGGAATTTGCCCGGCTGAAAAAACAAAAAAAGATCCGGGACCAGTTCCTGTTGTACGGCCTGTCGGCCG is drawn from Candidatus Edwardsbacteria bacterium and contains these coding sequences:
- a CDS encoding pyridoxal phosphate-dependent aminotransferase family protein; its protein translation is MDIFKKCIDFTDARDARQAGLYPYFHPLSSAQEPEVIIDGQKMIMIGSNNYLGLTTHPRVKEAAIKAIEKFGTGCTGSRFLTGTLDMHNELEAKLAKFLNKPAALVFSTGMQTNLGTISCLGTKDDILITDKFDHASILDGCRLSYSMMRRFQHNDMESLERLLNGLDHNKGKMIIVDGIYSMEGDIANLPELVRLGKKYNARVLVDDAHGLGVLGKHGRGTAEHFGLEQETDLMMGTFSKSFAAIGGVVAGDFEVIDYVKHFARSMIFSAALPPALTAAVSAAVDVLQDEPELLTRLWHNADKMLAGFKEMGYDTGVACTPIIPLMIGSREKAFALWKHLMAHGVFANPVMSPAVPEGREMIRTSFSAAHTEAQLDKVLEEFRTAGKELGLI
- a CDS encoding methylenetetrahydrofolate reductase, whose translation is MHVTQYLEQRKRTLVSLEITPPEKGHSIQVIYDAIDRLMPYNPSFINVTYHQQRIVYEEVNGVIVKIPKRKKPGTVGICAALANRYRVETVPHLICGGFNRYETEDALIDLQYLGFENLFVIRGDPPPDYKGFLPEPEGHHHAWQLVEQIAQLNRGQYLENLDDAIPTNFCMGVAGYPEKHYEAPNLADDIRNLKAKVDQGAAYILTQMVFSAELFESFVKKARAAGIEVPIIPGIKVIVNHDQLTSIPRDFYVSLPEKLVDQIKGHRDKAAARQAGIDFTARLCKDLIDLDVPCLHFYTLGKTSATAEVMKQLKEKQLI
- a CDS encoding homocysteine S-methyltransferase family protein — translated: MSSQANLLDQARSRILIFDGAMGTYLKELGLTVEDYKDRPGCNEYLVVSRPDLVSRVHRDYLAAGADIIETDTFGGAPHILADYGLEADAFEINKTAASLARRAADEFSTARHPRFVAGSMGPGSKIPSLGQVSFDDLKESYSIQAEGLLAGGIDCFLVETCQDILQAKAAVSAAREVQTKRSLIKPILVQFTIDQSGRTLTGSDISAILASIETWAVDAIGLNCSLGPEGLAEAVYYLGHNSSKMLSLLPNAGLPRMKNGQLYYDLGPEQFTRSMEDFAKNPGLNFAGGCCGTNPGYIKMLAERLKNIPPRRPVKMAARISSLYQSQDIAVSPKPLLIGERTNASGSKAFRDLLDKNDHQGMAEMACQQEQEGAHAIDLSLARPGRNESDDYRRLCFLLNTRCRLPVMIDSTDPMAVEAALKNLTGRSIINSINLEDGGAKAKKILTLCREYGAAVVCLTIDEKGMAQTADRKVTIAKRLAALALEHGLSHRDIFFDTLTFTLGSGDRTLTRAGLESLEAIKELKKILPDSFTILGVSNISYGLPQEARKALNSVFLQRAISAGLDAAIIHPGKIMPLNQIPRQVLELCDDLIFDRRKGQSSPLELMLNYFSGRPERALPKARLRKLTPKKQIQQNIIRGEEKYLRENIAILLEDYGPVEILDQILLPAMDQVGKLFGQGEMQLPFVLRSAEVMQQAVDILKPYLKGRKTSRTGIIVIATVRGDIHDIGKNLAGLILSANGYKVIDLGIRQTAEDILLAVKKHKPIAIGLSGLLVESARAMSEYLEVFARAGVDLPVLCGGAALNEAFVKKELQPLYPGKVFYARDAMAGLKIVQALSKKSGRKKSHVNSRVGKPSVGKISIIKNIPIEELLNLVDKRALFQNRWQMVSKMAGSIKKKQQTAEAQKTLNGLMIHCLKGKIFEPKVVRGVFQASWDKPVLKVFCSSETKTVDLNFSGTLADRFFNKHTRNDFIIGLQAVTLGGRIKKEFARLKKQKKIRDQFLLYGLSAELAEGLAKWAQEKTQRALRLTGTKRLSPGYPVWPALSEQKKIFMLLKPQRVGVRLSASWQMDPEFSTSAIVIK